A region from the Vallitalea longa genome encodes:
- a CDS encoding glycosyltransferase, with amino-acid sequence MEKTKILAFCYNTIPSAIVGVIKPLQFLQNKKFINFVYKESRRVTEEDILQSDVVISIRGAETIDVNNIRKAKAWGKYVIYYLDDDLLNIGELSRSYNKSYFQKPNIRANVKIIMNTSHCLWTTNDNIGDRYKNIFEKISVTGAPAVLLEYNKNSKAITDNDVLTIGFAGGKDHSSFIEKLLLKPLLTVLDKYKTKVKIEICGLNPHTYRNKPVTYSPYMRNYDDYIKYMISRKWDIAVAPLKDSKFHCCKYFNKFLEYGSIHAAGIYSNVEPFTYIVKDNENGLLVNNTIEDWTNGLISLIEDNDMRNRIKKNAYDLLVRDFSIEKIAEEIMKSMPYLITYKSVKK; translated from the coding sequence GTGGAAAAAACTAAGATTCTAGCATTTTGTTACAATACAATTCCCTCAGCTATAGTAGGAGTAATTAAACCGTTACAATTCCTGCAGAACAAGAAATTTATAAATTTCGTATATAAAGAAAGTAGACGTGTCACTGAGGAGGATATACTACAATCAGATGTTGTCATAAGCATTAGAGGAGCAGAAACTATAGATGTAAACAATATAAGAAAAGCTAAGGCTTGGGGAAAGTATGTGATATATTATTTGGATGATGATTTACTAAACATAGGTGAACTGTCAAGATCTTATAATAAATCATATTTTCAGAAACCCAATATAAGAGCTAATGTCAAAATAATAATGAATACGAGCCATTGCCTATGGACTACTAATGATAATATAGGAGATAGATATAAAAATATATTCGAGAAAATAAGTGTAACGGGGGCACCAGCAGTACTACTTGAATATAATAAGAATAGTAAAGCCATAACTGACAATGATGTTCTGACTATTGGTTTTGCTGGAGGAAAAGACCATAGTTCTTTCATAGAAAAGTTGTTATTAAAACCTTTACTTACTGTTCTTGATAAATATAAGACGAAAGTCAAAATAGAAATATGTGGACTCAATCCACATACTTATAGGAATAAACCTGTTACGTATTCACCATATATGAGAAATTATGATGATTATATAAAATACATGATTTCAAGGAAATGGGATATAGCTGTTGCTCCACTTAAGGATTCCAAGTTCCACTGTTGTAAATATTTCAACAAATTTTTGGAGTATGGATCAATACATGCAGCAGGAATATATTCTAATGTAGAACCTTTTACATATATTGTCAAGGATAATGAAAACGGATTGCTAGTCAACAATACGATAGAAGATTGGACTAATGGTTTGATTTCATTGATTGAAGATAATGATATGAGAAATAGAATCAAAAAGAATGCTTATGATCTATTGGTAAGAGATTTCAGTATAGAGAAGATAGCAGAAGAGATAATGAAATCCATGCCATATCTGATAACTTATAAATCAGTAAAAAAATAA
- a CDS encoding glycosyltransferase family protein, whose translation MNENKIAFIMCVNDDALYRKSIHYINALLVPDKFTVEIIDIRNQSSMTKGYNEGLRRTDAKYKVYLHQDVFIINKNFMNDIIGIFQEHEEIGLLGVIGSKYIPSDGVWWRSVKKVGTVYDSHRGKKELLDFRQAGNDRLSYVAAIDGLMMITQYDIPWREDIFDGWHFYDISQCMEFSKKNYKIAVPYQEVPWCIHDCGIVKLTDYKKYRLIFLDEYKNELKS comes from the coding sequence ATGAATGAAAATAAGATAGCTTTCATCATGTGTGTTAATGATGATGCTCTATATAGAAAGTCGATTCATTATATAAATGCTTTATTGGTTCCTGATAAATTCACTGTTGAGATTATAGACATAAGAAATCAATCAAGTATGACCAAAGGGTATAATGAAGGATTAAGAAGAACAGATGCCAAATATAAAGTGTATCTGCATCAGGATGTATTCATAATCAATAAGAATTTCATGAATGACATAATTGGTATATTCCAAGAACATGAGGAGATTGGATTGTTAGGAGTTATAGGTTCTAAGTATATACCATCAGATGGTGTTTGGTGGAGGTCAGTTAAAAAAGTAGGTACAGTATATGATAGTCATAGAGGAAAAAAGGAACTGCTTGATTTTAGACAAGCAGGAAATGACAGATTAAGTTATGTAGCTGCTATTGATGGTCTAATGATGATAACACAATATGATATACCTTGGAGAGAGGATATATTTGATGGTTGGCATTTCTATGATATATCTCAATGTATGGAATTCAGTAAGAAAAATTACAAAATTGCTGTTCCGTATCAAGAGGTACCTTGGTGTATCCATGATTGTGGTATTGTGAAACTTACTGATTATAAAAAATACAGATTGATATTTCTGGATGAATATAAAAATGAATTAAAATCATGA
- a CDS encoding glycosyltransferase family 2 protein has translation MPYYSFVILCYNNSGLTKQAVETLIASFDVNVIGKGIEIIVVDNGSVDDTQKVIDELKTVYNKKNIEIINIKLPQNMGYPVGVNMGLSYCRGKIIGVLNNDLIFPKDWLNGIVYLLTSDKKIGFAAPYLSYASGIQSTRVRLNSLEEINKYAENFIKENKDKVTYTSRVIGACIILKRCVLETIGGNDFFYGLGHFDDDDWCLRARLAGYKIAVTGNSFVYHMGSKTFRSIRRNMNHYVTINRSKFHRKWELTTDTQKSSVYVNREKYVDEHNYGREEHFIPYEFDYDVKHETNNKKTNKILLVANWDNIYSRWKDKLLRVLYKLNENEEIYVWIPNNYFHFHQKVNMIRGIIGKKLNQQKVSFMNDSVNHIDLIEFICEYDSVISVNCDFVNKYIVYHANELDMIVI, from the coding sequence ATGCCTTATTATAGCTTTGTGATATTATGTTATAACAATAGTGGGCTGACAAAACAAGCAGTTGAGACATTAATAGCATCTTTTGATGTGAATGTGATTGGTAAAGGTATAGAGATCATTGTAGTTGACAATGGGTCCGTTGATGATACTCAAAAAGTAATTGATGAACTTAAAACAGTATATAACAAGAAAAATATTGAAATAATCAACATCAAGTTGCCACAGAATATGGGATATCCCGTTGGAGTCAATATGGGATTATCTTATTGTAGAGGGAAAATAATAGGAGTACTCAATAATGATCTCATTTTCCCAAAAGACTGGTTGAATGGTATTGTATATCTACTCACCAGTGATAAAAAAATAGGTTTTGCGGCTCCGTATCTATCATATGCTTCTGGTATTCAAAGTACACGTGTCAGACTTAATTCGTTAGAAGAAATAAATAAGTACGCAGAAAATTTCATAAAGGAAAATAAAGATAAGGTTACCTATACTTCTCGTGTCATAGGTGCGTGTATAATATTAAAAAGATGTGTATTGGAAACAATAGGCGGGAATGATTTTTTCTATGGGTTAGGTCATTTTGATGATGATGACTGGTGTCTGAGAGCAAGACTGGCTGGGTATAAGATTGCTGTAACAGGCAATTCTTTTGTTTATCATATGGGAAGTAAAACTTTTAGAAGCATAAGACGTAATATGAATCATTATGTCACAATAAATAGAAGCAAATTCCATAGAAAATGGGAATTGACAACAGATACCCAAAAAAGTTCAGTATATGTCAATAGAGAAAAGTATGTTGATGAACATAATTATGGTAGAGAAGAACACTTTATACCTTATGAATTCGATTATGATGTCAAACATGAAACTAACAATAAAAAAACAAATAAAATACTGTTAGTTGCCAATTGGGATAATATATATTCCAGATGGAAAGATAAACTGTTAAGAGTACTTTATAAACTCAATGAAAATGAAGAGATATATGTTTGGATACCAAATAATTATTTCCATTTTCATCAGAAAGTAAATATGATTAGAGGTATTATAGGAAAAAAATTGAATCAACAGAAAGTATCTTTTATGAATGATTCGGTTAATCATATAGACCTGATTGAATTCATATGTGAATATGATTCAGTCATTAGTGTCAATTGTGATTTTGTCAATAAATATATAGTATATCATGCAAATGAGTTGGATATGATTGTAATCTAA
- a CDS encoding glycosyltransferase — MKTLSLCMIVKNEEDVLDNCLSSVSDIVDEIVIVDTGSTDKTKKVAKKYTNKIYDFKWINDFAAARNYSFSKATCDYILWLDADDVLLEEDRNKFKKLKENMDKKYEAYSMFYNYAFDDDGNVILRFRRNRIVKRKRKFKWHGFVHEYIDVQGKVCNTDISVTHRRVHNVGQRNINIYKQKISEGYKLNPREKYYYAKELFDNKLYDEGIEVFNEYLDENNGWIEDNIVACGKIADYYFRMKKYEEGRKYCFRTFQYDLPRGEHCCRLGLSYINQKDYKRAAFWYELATRLERPTSDWGFINENAYTWLPHLQLCVCYYKLGDNDKSYEHNKIAAIYNSDNESIKYNEKFFKELGYE; from the coding sequence ATGAAAACTCTAAGTTTGTGTATGATAGTCAAGAATGAGGAAGATGTTCTGGATAACTGCCTGTCATCGGTTAGCGATATTGTAGACGAAATAGTAATAGTTGATACTGGTTCAACAGACAAAACTAAAAAAGTCGCTAAGAAATATACTAATAAAATATATGATTTCAAATGGATAAATGATTTTGCAGCTGCTAGAAACTATAGTTTCTCAAAGGCCACATGTGATTATATTCTATGGTTGGATGCAGATGATGTCCTGTTGGAAGAAGATAGAAATAAATTCAAGAAATTAAAAGAAAATATGGACAAAAAATATGAAGCATATTCTATGTTCTATAATTATGCATTTGATGATGATGGTAATGTCATTCTTAGATTCAGAAGAAATAGGATAGTAAAAAGAAAGAGAAAATTCAAATGGCATGGATTTGTTCACGAATATATAGATGTGCAAGGTAAAGTTTGCAATACTGATATAAGTGTAACTCACAGAAGAGTTCATAACGTAGGTCAGAGGAATATCAATATATATAAACAAAAAATATCTGAAGGATATAAGTTGAATCCTAGAGAAAAGTATTATTATGCAAAAGAGTTGTTCGACAATAAGTTATACGATGAAGGCATAGAAGTATTCAATGAATACCTTGACGAGAATAATGGTTGGATAGAGGACAATATCGTGGCATGTGGTAAGATAGCGGATTACTATTTCCGTATGAAAAAATATGAAGAAGGTAGAAAATACTGTTTTAGAACATTCCAATATGATTTACCTAGAGGAGAGCATTGTTGCAGACTAGGTTTATCTTATATCAATCAAAAGGATTATAAAAGAGCCGCTTTCTGGTATGAACTAGCTACCAGATTAGAGAGACCTACAAGTGATTGGGGTTTTATCAATGAGAATGCTTATACATGGCTACCACATCTACAATTATGTGTCTGTTATTATAAGCTTGGAGATAATGACAAATCATATGAGCACAATAAAATAGCTGCAATATACAATAGTGATAACGAGAGTATCAAATATAATGAAAAGTTCTTTAAAGAGCTTGGATATGAGTAG
- a CDS encoding glycosyltransferase family 4 protein — protein MINEIIKQDFNTRVQNMDINDAREKLVKKEDCNDKFHVVYVMGNTTICGAAKIIFQQANRLIEKGLKVTIVAYFRKPSWFNIECDYIQVPFTTKLSMCIPYCDLIIATYYTHIGECVKTKLAPVIYFEQGDFHLFCNDRLSKESKEFINLQFQLANDIFTVSNEADRLINSIFHREANVIHNGIDRNIFNNEIDVEVEDRYILMMGSDRLEFKGIQDIIAAYSIVKKQMPDLKLYWITPVSPSSNNDKVISQVFISPSQENIGKLYKNAEIFVNGSYYESFSLPVIEAMACGCPVITTDCIGVRDYVVNKENALITSHSPHEIADRIIDLAGDKVLQDKLMENGLETVKIFSWEFIIDKLYTYYCTKNKYETINLNKIEDWKIRVREEDFLVYEDYQKFIKILRTTTNGKVYVPFQYKITDEFSVVRWEEAAYREDAHSCAVEYSYTKTQGNQLDIKDNYTKYLYENIRTENYEDTIIWINSQPDIKEDMVYKRWVIYCLIKLKRFNESVKIINDVLDNVKHNHPDIYYLQLLIPDIFHDKSKREEIVRNINIYGDGIIFEEFIVDIISVTEKLVDGSNQKKGLNIMEETFDYAVRLYENKLYDEAIKSFMEFVEDNKDGDKEKIIEAYRKIYYSYYYKGMYDDCRLYCYMTFKYTLPRAEECCFIGYTYLQEKNYEDAAFWYELATTLDLPRNNEFPVVDKAAYTWKPFLQLCVCYYNMGKVKKSFEYNELAKSFNPTDKNILQNVEFFRKIGYETNELKYE, from the coding sequence ATGATTAATGAAATTATAAAACAAGATTTCAATACACGTGTACAAAATATGGATATCAATGATGCTAGAGAAAAACTGGTAAAGAAAGAAGATTGTAATGATAAGTTCCATGTAGTATATGTTATGGGTAATACAACAATATGTGGTGCAGCTAAAATTATATTTCAACAAGCTAACAGATTGATAGAAAAGGGATTGAAAGTAACTATAGTGGCTTATTTCAGAAAGCCTAGCTGGTTCAACATTGAATGTGATTATATCCAAGTACCATTCACCACCAAATTATCTATGTGCATACCCTATTGTGATCTGATAATTGCAACATATTATACTCATATTGGAGAATGTGTGAAAACCAAGTTAGCACCAGTAATATATTTTGAACAAGGTGATTTTCATCTCTTTTGCAATGACAGATTAAGTAAAGAAAGTAAAGAGTTCATTAATCTTCAATTTCAATTGGCTAACGATATTTTTACAGTTTCTAATGAAGCTGATAGATTGATTAACAGTATATTCCATAGAGAAGCCAATGTTATTCATAATGGGATAGATAGAAATATATTCAATAATGAAATTGACGTAGAAGTAGAAGATAGATATATATTGATGATGGGTTCTGACAGACTTGAGTTCAAGGGTATACAGGATATTATAGCCGCTTATAGTATAGTCAAAAAGCAAATGCCTGATCTGAAATTATATTGGATAACACCAGTTAGCCCTTCATCAAATAATGATAAGGTGATTTCTCAAGTTTTTATTTCACCTAGTCAGGAAAATATCGGGAAATTATATAAGAATGCAGAGATTTTCGTAAACGGTTCATATTATGAATCATTTTCTTTACCTGTAATAGAAGCTATGGCTTGTGGATGTCCAGTTATCACTACTGACTGTATAGGTGTAAGGGATTATGTAGTTAATAAAGAAAATGCATTGATAACAAGTCATTCTCCACATGAAATAGCTGATAGGATAATTGACTTGGCAGGAGATAAGGTTCTACAGGATAAGTTGATGGAAAATGGATTGGAGACTGTTAAAATATTCAGTTGGGAATTCATAATTGATAAACTGTACACCTATTATTGCACGAAAAATAAATATGAAACAATAAATCTTAATAAGATAGAAGACTGGAAGATAAGAGTTAGAGAAGAAGATTTCTTAGTTTATGAGGATTACCAAAAGTTCATTAAAATATTGAGAACAACTACAAACGGGAAGGTCTATGTTCCTTTTCAATATAAAATAACAGATGAATTCTCTGTTGTCAGATGGGAAGAAGCAGCATATAGAGAAGATGCTCATAGCTGTGCAGTTGAATATTCATATACTAAAACCCAGGGAAATCAATTAGATATAAAAGATAATTATACAAAATATCTCTATGAAAATATCAGAACAGAGAATTATGAAGATACAATAATCTGGATTAATAGCCAGCCGGATATTAAAGAGGATATGGTATACAAGAGATGGGTAATATATTGTCTAATAAAATTGAAGAGGTTCAATGAATCTGTGAAGATAATTAATGATGTACTTGATAATGTTAAGCACAATCATCCAGACATATATTATTTACAGCTTCTGATACCTGATATATTTCATGATAAGTCGAAGAGGGAAGAAATCGTCAGAAACATAAATATATATGGTGACGGAATAATATTTGAAGAATTCATAGTAGATATCATAAGTGTAACTGAAAAATTAGTTGATGGGTCAAATCAGAAAAAGGGGTTAAATATTATGGAAGAGACTTTTGATTATGCAGTGAGATTATATGAGAACAAACTGTATGATGAGGCAATAAAAAGTTTTATGGAATTTGTTGAGGATAATAAAGACGGTGACAAAGAAAAGATAATAGAAGCCTATAGAAAAATATATTACAGCTATTATTATAAAGGTATGTATGATGATTGTAGATTGTATTGTTATATGACATTCAAGTATACACTTCCCAGAGCTGAGGAATGCTGCTTTATAGGGTATACATACTTGCAGGAAAAGAATTATGAAGATGCTGCTTTCTGGTATGAATTAGCTACTACACTGGATCTACCTAGAAATAATGAGTTTCCTGTTGTTGATAAAGCAGCATATACATGGAAACCATTTTTACAGTTATGTGTATGCTATTATAATATGGGAAAAGTAAAAAAATCTTTTGAATATAACGAGTTGGCTAAGAGTTTTAATCCTACTGATAAGAATATATTACAGAATGTAGAATTTTTCAGGAAAATTGGATATGAAACCAATGAATTGAAATATGAATAA
- a CDS encoding NAD-dependent epimerase codes for MKGLLKNLPDDSSVLVTGCAGFIGFHLAKRLLEEHISVIGLDNVNDYYDINLKLSRLAILEEYDEFKFYKITLEDSHKVNKIFRDNHIEYVINLAAQAGVRYSLENPRAYIDSNIVGFLNILETCKEYDVRHLIYASSSSVYGGNKKIPFSTSHNVDHPVSLYAATKKANELMAHTYSHLYNLPTTGLRFFTVYGPWGRPDMAMFLFTDAIIKNRPIKVFNYGKMVRDFTYIDDIVEGIYRIIPYIPQGNDRGDSVSDCNESYAPYKIYNIGNNSPVELEYFISVLESKLGIKAKKDYLPMQPGDVPKTYADIEDIKKDIDFTPSTTIEEGISHFVDWYKNYYKL; via the coding sequence GTGAAAGGTCTATTGAAGAATCTACCTGATGACAGTAGTGTATTGGTTACTGGATGTGCAGGTTTTATTGGATTTCACCTGGCTAAACGATTATTGGAGGAGCACATTAGTGTCATTGGGTTGGATAATGTCAATGATTATTATGATATTAATCTGAAATTATCCAGACTAGCCATTTTAGAAGAATATGATGAATTCAAGTTTTATAAAATTACTCTGGAGGATAGTCATAAGGTCAATAAAATATTTAGAGACAATCATATTGAATATGTAATTAATTTGGCAGCGCAAGCAGGAGTAAGGTATAGTCTTGAGAACCCAAGAGCTTATATAGATTCTAATATCGTAGGTTTCTTGAACATATTGGAAACGTGTAAAGAGTATGATGTCAGGCACCTCATATATGCTTCTTCTAGTTCGGTATATGGTGGTAATAAAAAAATACCTTTTTCCACCAGTCATAACGTGGACCATCCTGTAAGTCTATACGCAGCTACTAAGAAAGCCAATGAATTGATGGCACATACCTATAGCCATTTATACAATCTACCTACAACTGGTTTGAGATTTTTTACGGTTTACGGGCCTTGGGGCAGACCTGATATGGCAATGTTTCTGTTTACAGATGCCATTATCAAAAATAGACCTATAAAAGTCTTTAATTATGGTAAGATGGTAAGGGATTTTACTTATATAGATGATATAGTTGAAGGCATTTACAGAATTATACCTTATATCCCACAGGGTAATGATAGAGGGGATAGTGTTAGTGATTGTAATGAGAGTTATGCTCCATATAAAATATATAACATAGGTAATAATAGTCCTGTTGAATTAGAATATTTCATTTCCGTATTAGAAAGTAAATTAGGCATAAAAGCCAAGAAGGATTACTTACCCATGCAACCAGGAGATGTGCCCAAGACATATGCTGATATAGAAGATATCAAAAAAGATATAGATTTCACTCCTAGTACTACCATAGAAGAAGGGATATCTCATTTTGTTGATTGGTATAAGAATTATTATAAGTTATGA
- a CDS encoding CgeB family protein has translation MNILFFENDDRFIFGLPLGFRDAGYKIIVSGTINEEKVYKLLKKFKPAMVILMGWTTQHTDYNLKLISTACDELTIPIIYWATEDPTFINEFSIPLIKKTNPKHVFTVSKSCISIYQSLGIEATHLPFAYQPSLHTPVKCEDWCSKDIAVVANAYPNVLNWDKNHYRKKSLEILIKPLIDNNVPIDFWGKHWDKMDSFLGKPIDKKCIHGYINYLQSNKIYRCSKINIGLQNYKDELITMRTFEILGSCGFLITSYNLRLCELFTPNDDLIVSSCKEETLEYVDFYSKHDTLREKIKVNGNKAVQIHTYRNRAEKIISTLKKEGII, from the coding sequence ATGAATATATTATTCTTTGAAAATGATGATAGATTTATTTTCGGACTTCCTCTTGGTTTTCGAGATGCTGGCTATAAAATTATTGTATCAGGAACCATTAATGAGGAAAAAGTATATAAGTTACTAAAAAAATTCAAGCCTGCTATGGTAATTCTTATGGGTTGGACAACACAACATACAGATTATAATTTAAAACTAATCAGTACAGCATGTGATGAATTGACGATTCCTATAATATATTGGGCTACTGAAGATCCAACTTTCATAAATGAATTTTCTATACCTCTAATCAAGAAAACAAACCCTAAACACGTATTCACTGTATCCAAATCTTGTATTTCAATATACCAATCATTAGGTATCGAAGCGACACATCTGCCCTTTGCTTATCAACCAAGTCTTCACACACCAGTAAAATGTGAAGATTGGTGTAGTAAAGATATTGCTGTAGTCGCTAATGCTTATCCTAATGTTCTTAACTGGGATAAAAATCATTATAGAAAAAAATCTCTTGAAATATTGATCAAACCTCTTATTGATAATAATGTTCCAATTGATTTCTGGGGAAAGCACTGGGACAAAATGGACTCTTTTCTAGGCAAACCTATAGACAAAAAATGTATTCATGGATATATTAATTATTTACAATCAAACAAAATATACCGTTGTTCTAAAATAAATATAGGACTACAAAATTATAAAGATGAATTAATTACTATGCGGACTTTTGAAATCCTAGGTTCTTGTGGTTTTTTAATAACTTCTTATAACTTAAGATTATGCGAACTATTTACCCCTAATGACGATTTAATAGTTTCTTCCTGCAAAGAGGAAACTCTTGAATATGTTGATTTCTATTCTAAGCATGATACATTAAGAGAAAAAATAAAAGTAAATGGGAATAAGGCTGTTCAGATTCACACTTATAGAAATAGAGCAGAAAAAATAATAAGCACATTAAAAAAAGAAGGCATTATATGA
- a CDS encoding helix-hairpin-helix domain-containing protein, which yields MGKEPTNSLDSRDNYRRLNKKTYSYIAIGLLIVFLIILFIPNMEYWDICFITYSLLFWIIIIPASICRLHDIGKSGLYILLGLIPICIIVMIIYLCTKEGTIENNEYAESENTPPRPSVTSKTTYTQLVSKVDINRSSKKDISKLYGLGPLQAKKIIKHRNQIGYYYNMNEFATDLNLDKHTIESLKDKLTFSKPTVNDNKDYNQKKIDH from the coding sequence ATGGGCAAAGAGCCAACTAATTCACTCGATTCAAGAGATAATTACCGTAGACTTAATAAAAAAACATACTCTTATATCGCAATTGGTTTATTGATTGTATTTCTAATAATTTTATTCATACCAAACATGGAGTATTGGGATATATGTTTTATAACTTATAGCTTACTCTTTTGGATAATAATCATTCCAGCAAGTATCTGTAGATTACATGATATCGGAAAAAGCGGCCTTTATATATTATTAGGGTTAATTCCGATTTGTATTATTGTGATGATAATATACTTGTGTACTAAAGAAGGAACCATAGAGAATAATGAATATGCTGAATCTGAAAATACCCCACCTAGACCATCTGTAACTAGTAAGACTACATATACACAATTAGTAAGTAAAGTTGATATCAATAGATCATCCAAAAAAGATATCTCTAAATTATATGGACTAGGACCTTTACAAGCTAAAAAGATTATCAAACATAGAAATCAAATAGGTTATTATTACAATATGAATGAATTCGCTACAGACCTTAACCTTGATAAACATACAATAGAATCACTTAAAGATAAGTTAACATTTTCAAAGCCTACTGTTAATGATAATAAAGACTATAATCAAAAAAAAATTGATCATTAA
- a CDS encoding YegS/Rv2252/BmrU family lipid kinase, producing MKYVELLYNPMSGNLDFPAYLDLFISIFQDVGYETRIHRTKSKEDMSSYLACQDFRNCSAIIVAGGDGSVNQAVNSIMKHHIDVPLGVIPAGTANDFASHLKLPLRYGECIETLAKMNVRNVDVGKVNDKYFINVCCGGLFTNISQNMDLELKNTLGKLGYYIKGVQQLPRFRKIRYRITNSKQVLDDYFYLFLVLNGRSAGGFNKLGADAEIDDGKMDFIGIKACTINEVAILFGKILIGEHLQDRNIVFFQDNKIDIECIKGLNMFRESDIDGESGPEYPLHIEVKKKALKVICNL from the coding sequence ATGAAATATGTTGAATTATTATATAATCCAATGTCTGGAAATTTAGATTTTCCAGCTTATCTAGATTTATTTATATCTATTTTTCAAGATGTAGGCTATGAGACTAGAATACACAGAACCAAAAGTAAAGAAGATATGTCTAGTTATTTAGCATGTCAAGATTTTCGTAATTGTAGTGCAATAATTGTAGCAGGAGGAGATGGCTCAGTTAATCAAGCGGTAAATAGTATAATGAAGCATCATATAGATGTACCATTGGGTGTAATTCCTGCAGGTACAGCTAATGATTTTGCATCTCATTTAAAATTACCTTTAAGATATGGAGAATGTATAGAGACTCTTGCTAAAATGAATGTTAGAAATGTAGATGTCGGTAAAGTCAACGATAAATATTTTATTAATGTGTGTTGTGGAGGATTATTCACAAATATTTCACAGAATATGGATCTAGAATTGAAAAATACATTAGGGAAGCTTGGATATTATATTAAAGGAGTACAGCAATTACCTAGATTCAGAAAAATTCGTTATAGAATTACAAATTCAAAACAAGTACTGGATGATTATTTCTATTTATTTCTAGTCCTAAATGGAAGAAGTGCTGGAGGATTTAATAAATTAGGAGCGGATGCTGAGATTGATGATGGTAAAATGGATTTTATCGGAATAAAAGCATGTACTATTAATGAAGTTGCAATTTTATTTGGTAAAATATTAATTGGAGAACATCTTCAAGATAGGAATATAGTTTTTTTTCAAGACAACAAAATAGATATAGAATGTATAAAAGGTCTAAATATGTTTAGAGAATCTGATATAGATGGAGAAAGTGGTCCAGAATATCCTTTGCATATTGAAGTTAAGAAGAAGGCTTTAAAAGTTATCTGTAACTTATAA